The Erigeron canadensis isolate Cc75 chromosome 4, C_canadensis_v1, whole genome shotgun sequence genome window below encodes:
- the LOC122597072 gene encoding uncharacterized protein LOC122597072 yields MTYVPTLVNQRDFGYMSVPPKFKPKDFGTPGATPEAPEIVTDLVKPEVQWTDDERKLVNLDSKLKNMIVTTLLTDIMKLIIKYPSSKEIWDILCSMYEGSVDTIKTKKIDLKRAYENFFSLPDESLNSTYTRLKRLLNDITNVGITHDNFEVCHKFIDSLPLKWQNLRQILRTTTQIQEYDLEELFGVLQLEEKVLAQNIRAAADALRHVGPSSSSSSSSSIPAYSVTNPLALVSAEPINLNDGASTSNLPAPIQSLVDELDVDEKQEMFSNFMDFALLDGKKYSRKWNNRKSIASFKPPVDKSQEECWRCGRKGHYQKKCKRKSKILAKGLVAEEHDWADSDESDDEEYVDAMCLMALADGDALTKDQVSSSQWVNVTVKKVKIKIEQELVKKRIKNKSNGKENQNCTKGQNRKDLDRGILTSLEEDLDRGR; encoded by the exons atgacTTATGTTCCCACCCTTGTGAATcaacgtgactttggttacatGTCTGTTCCTCCAAAATTTAAACCCAAAGactttgg AACTCCAGGAGccacacctgaagctcctgagattGTAACTGATCTAGTAAAACCAGAGGTTCAATGGACTGATGATGAGCGTAAGCTGGTCAATCTTGACTCCAAACTTAAGAACATGATTGTCACCACTCTCCTTACTGACATCATGAAGCTCATCATTAAATATCCCTCTTCAAAAGAAATTTGGGATATACTGTGCAGCATGTACGAAGGTTCTGTTGACACAATCAAGACCAAGAAAATAGACCTTAAACGGGCCTATGAAAACTTCTTTTcccttcctgatgaaagtctcaACAGCACTTATACCCGGTTAAAAAGGTTGCTGAATGACATAACAAATGTTGGCATAACtcatgataactttgaagtGTGCCACAAATTCATTGATAGTCTACCTCTTAAATGGCAGAATTTGAGGCAAATCCTTCGCACCACAACGCAGATTCAAGAGTATGATCTTGAGGAACTCTTTGGTGTTCTTCAACTTGAAGAAAAGGTTTTGGCTCAAAATATACGAGCTGCTGCTGATGCTCTTAGACATGTTggtccctcttcttcttcttcttcttcttccagcATACCTGCTTATTCTGTCACTAACCCTCTTGCACTAGTCTCTGCTGAGCCCATCAATCTCAATGATGGTGCCAGCACCTCTAATCTTCCTGCTCCTATTCAGTCTCTTGTTGACGAGCTTGATGTTGATGAAAAACAAGAGATGTTTAGTAACTTCATGGATTTTGCCCTCCTTGATGGaaagaaatattccagaaaatgGAACAATCGTAAGTCGATTGCTTCCTTTAAACCTCCTGTTGACAAATCACAGGAGgaatgctggaggtgtggcagaaaaggccattaCCAAAAGAAGTGCAAG AGGAAGTCAAAAATACTAGCAAAAGGGCTGGtggctgaagaacatgattgggctgactctgATGAGTCTGATGATGAAGAGTATGTGGATGCAATGTGCTTGATGGCACTTGCTGATGGTGATGCActgacaaaagaccaagtctcctctagtcaaTGGGTGAATgtcactgtcaaaaag GTAAAAATAAAGATTGAACAAGAATTGGTAAAGAAACGGATCAAAAACAAGTCAAAcggaaaagaaaatcaaaactgcACTAAAGGACAAAACAGGAAGGACCTCGATAGAGGGATCCTGACCTCGTTAGAGGAGGACCTCGACAGAGGGAGGTAG